The following nucleotide sequence is from Neokomagataea tanensis.
AAAAGAAGCTGATATTGCTTTTGGGTAAGCATCTTAGAGTGGTTCCAAACAGGGGCGGGGATATAAGATGTTCATTATAAGTTCTCAAATGTTCCTCGACAAGCACAGAAAGCGCTTTCAAAAGTGGGTTTTCGTGTTGTGATTGAGGAGTTTGTGCCTGTCTGGACGCATATTTTGGGAATAAATTGTAGGAAAGTCTTGACCTACACGCCCGAAATCCGCATGTTGCGCGGAATTCTGCTGAATCGTCGTTCCACTTTCGGCGGGCGACACTAAAAGCGGCTTTTGTCCGAGGGTAACATGGCAAAGACTAACGTCATTCAAATTCGTCTCGTCTCTTCCGCAGAAACGGGCTACTTCTACGTCACGAAGAAAAATGCTCGTTCCGCAACGGGCAAGATGGAAGTGCGCAAGTACGACCCAGTCGTTCGCAAGCACGTCACATTCCGTGAAGCTAAGATCAAGTAATCTTCAG
It contains:
- the rpmG gene encoding 50S ribosomal protein L33, which encodes MAKTNVIQIRLVSSAETGYFYVTKKNARSATGKMEVRKYDPVVRKHVTFREAKIK